From Priestia filamentosa, a single genomic window includes:
- a CDS encoding sugar porter family MFS transporter, with amino-acid sequence MSNNGNEKSALRMIILVATFGGLLYGYDTGVVNGALPYMSREDQLNLTSLTEGLVTSALLLGAAFGAVISGKLSDRYGRRTTLLYSAILFFITTLGCTFAPNAAVMIAFRFLLGLAVGAASTIVPAYLAEVSPAERRGGIVTQNELMIVSGQLFAFTFNAIIGNTLGQYPNIWRFMLPIAAIPAVILFFGGLRLPESPRWLVAKGKKEKALSVLEKMRTNDRAKTELHDIEMAISRESEIKKASFKDLKITWIRRLILIGIGIAVIQQVTGANSIMYYGTEILKDSGLGTEAALIGNIANGIVSVLATFVGIWLLQRVGRRKMLMGGLMGITVTLILIGVSSLLLEGTTALPYVVLTLTVTFLAFQQGAVSPVTWLMLSEIFPLRLRGMGMGIAVFCLFTVNFLVGLTFPMLKGAIGLSSTFFIFAVLGVGALLFVKIWVPETKGMTLEQLEQKFRNYNRKKPKVLEKTEDVLNRNKESNNYL; translated from the coding sequence ATGAGTAACAATGGAAATGAAAAATCAGCGCTGAGGATGATTATCCTCGTTGCTACGTTCGGTGGGCTTCTATATGGCTATGATACAGGAGTAGTAAATGGAGCCTTACCCTACATGTCTAGGGAAGATCAATTGAATCTTACCTCACTAACTGAAGGACTTGTAACAAGTGCTTTACTCTTAGGAGCAGCATTTGGAGCCGTAATTAGCGGGAAATTATCGGATCGCTATGGACGTCGTACAACCCTTTTATATAGTGCTATTTTATTTTTTATTACAACGCTTGGATGCACGTTTGCTCCAAACGCGGCTGTTATGATTGCTTTCCGCTTCTTATTAGGTCTTGCTGTTGGAGCAGCTTCAACAATTGTACCAGCATACTTAGCAGAAGTTTCTCCAGCTGAACGCAGGGGCGGAATTGTGACCCAAAATGAATTAATGATTGTAAGTGGTCAGCTTTTTGCTTTTACATTTAACGCTATTATTGGGAATACGCTTGGGCAATATCCAAACATTTGGCGCTTTATGTTGCCAATTGCCGCCATTCCAGCTGTTATCTTATTCTTTGGAGGACTAAGGCTTCCAGAAAGCCCGAGATGGCTTGTAGCAAAAGGAAAAAAAGAAAAAGCGCTATCTGTCTTAGAAAAGATGCGTACAAATGATCGTGCAAAAACAGAACTTCATGATATTGAGATGGCTATAAGTCGTGAATCAGAAATTAAAAAGGCATCTTTTAAAGATTTAAAAATCACATGGATTCGTCGTCTCATTTTGATTGGAATTGGAATTGCTGTTATTCAACAAGTTACAGGTGCCAACTCGATTATGTATTATGGCACAGAGATTTTAAAAGATTCTGGATTAGGTACTGAAGCAGCCCTTATTGGTAATATTGCAAATGGAATTGTTTCAGTATTAGCAACTTTTGTTGGTATTTGGCTTCTTCAGCGAGTAGGCCGCCGCAAAATGTTGATGGGAGGTCTTATGGGCATTACAGTGACGCTGATTTTAATCGGAGTAAGCTCACTATTATTAGAAGGAACAACTGCTCTACCTTACGTTGTTTTAACCTTAACGGTTACATTTTTAGCATTCCAGCAAGGAGCTGTTTCTCCAGTAACATGGTTGATGCTTTCAGAAATATTCCCTCTACGGTTAAGAGGAATGGGAATGGGGATTGCAGTCTTTTGTCTTTTTACGGTCAACTTTCTCGTTGGCTTAACATTTCCAATGTTAAAAGGAGCAATCGGGCTCTCCTCAACATTTTTTATTTTCGCAGTACTAGGTGTAGGAGCGCTTCTTTTCGTTAAAATTTGGGTTCCTGAAACAAAAGGAATGACGCTTGAACAACTTGAACAAAAGTTTCGTAACTATAACAGGAAGAAGCCAAAAGTATTAGAAAAGACAGAAGATGTTCTTAACAGAAATAAAGAAAGCAATAACTATTTGTAG
- a CDS encoding ABC transporter permease, producing MKKRYLVAALIVLSLVSLFVGVTNISPFDIKSWTKDEIEILLISRVPRLISIIIAGVSLSIAGLIMQQLTRNKFVSPTTAGTMDSARFGILISLMLFSTAGPMVKMLVSFLFALLGTFIFMKILDRIKFKDKIFIPLVGLMFGNIVSSITTFFAYKNDLIQNIASWLQGDFSTIITGQYELIYISVPVMILAYIYANKFTIAGMGEDFAVNLGLNYKKVVNIGLILVALISSVVLLTVGMIPFLGLIVPNIVSIYAGDNLKKTLSHTALVGAIFVLLCDILGRVIIYPYEISIGLMVGVIGSGIFLYMLIRRKAYE from the coding sequence GTGAAGAAAAGGTATCTCGTTGCAGCACTAATCGTACTATCTCTTGTGTCCCTTTTTGTTGGGGTTACAAACATTAGCCCTTTTGATATTAAAAGTTGGACAAAAGACGAAATAGAAATTCTCCTTATTAGTCGAGTACCACGGCTTATAAGCATTATCATTGCGGGAGTAAGTTTGAGTATTGCTGGACTTATTATGCAGCAGCTTACGCGAAATAAGTTCGTATCACCAACAACAGCAGGAACAATGGACTCGGCTCGCTTTGGTATTCTAATTTCTCTTATGCTGTTTTCAACAGCAGGACCAATGGTAAAAATGCTTGTGTCCTTTTTATTTGCTTTATTAGGCACGTTTATTTTTATGAAAATCTTAGACAGAATAAAATTTAAAGACAAAATTTTCATTCCACTTGTTGGTCTTATGTTTGGAAATATTGTGAGCTCTATCACGACGTTTTTTGCTTATAAAAATGATCTTATTCAAAACATTGCATCATGGCTTCAAGGAGATTTTTCTACTATTATTACAGGGCAATATGAACTCATCTACATAAGTGTTCCTGTTATGATCCTAGCCTACATTTATGCAAATAAGTTTACAATCGCCGGAATGGGTGAAGATTTTGCAGTTAATTTAGGCTTGAATTATAAAAAAGTCGTGAACATTGGTCTTATTCTCGTTGCTTTAATCTCATCCGTTGTTTTACTAACGGTTGGAATGATTCCTTTCTTAGGACTTATTGTTCCAAATATTGTGTCAATTTATGCTGGAGATAATTTAAAAAAGACACTTTCTCATACAGCATTAGTTGGAGCCATTTTTGTTCTCCTATGCGATATTTTAGGAAGAGTCATTATTTATCCATACGAGATTTCAATAGGTTTAATGGTAGGGGTTATTGGAAGCGGAATTTTTCTGTACATGTTAATTAGGAGAAAGGCATATGAGTAA
- a CDS encoding iron chelate uptake ABC transporter family permease subunit, producing the protein MSNRNKLLILSIAAITLISIFLFYQTGGNWDYILPRRITKILAIILTGYSIAVSTVIFQTITNNRILTPSILGLDSLYLLVQTVIIFIFGSIHVAVMNPNINFILSIVFMVLFTSILYKILFKKEGNNNIYFLLLVGLIFGTFFQSISSFMQVLIDPNEFLIVQDKMFASFNNVQVELLVFAGVLVILLSLYLFRFFKYLDVLGLGRDEAVNLGVPYDRVVKQLLIIVAIFISISTALVGPITFLGLLVVNIAYEMFKTYKHSYLLAGSSLISIVVLVGGLLLVERVFTFSTTLSVIINFIGGTYFLYLLLKGSKS; encoded by the coding sequence ATGAGTAATCGAAATAAACTTCTTATTTTATCTATAGCAGCTATTACACTAATTTCTATTTTCTTATTTTATCAAACAGGTGGAAATTGGGATTACATTTTACCAAGAAGGATTACCAAGATCTTAGCGATTATTTTAACCGGTTATTCTATAGCGGTTTCTACCGTTATATTTCAAACTATTACAAATAATAGAATTTTAACACCAAGTATCTTAGGATTAGATTCGCTTTATCTTCTTGTACAAACGGTAATTATCTTTATTTTTGGTTCTATTCACGTAGCAGTGATGAACCCAAACATTAATTTTATTCTTTCCATTGTCTTTATGGTGCTTTTTACAAGCATCCTTTATAAGATATTGTTCAAAAAAGAAGGAAATAATAATATCTATTTTCTTCTTCTTGTTGGATTAATTTTCGGTACATTTTTCCAGAGTATTTCTTCTTTCATGCAAGTATTAATTGATCCAAACGAATTTTTAATTGTTCAAGATAAGATGTTTGCAAGTTTCAATAATGTGCAAGTCGAGCTTCTTGTTTTCGCAGGTGTTCTCGTTATTTTACTTTCTCTCTATCTATTCCGTTTCTTTAAGTATTTAGATGTACTTGGATTAGGAAGAGATGAAGCAGTCAATCTAGGGGTTCCCTACGATCGTGTTGTGAAGCAGCTTCTCATTATTGTAGCAATTTTTATCTCTATTTCTACAGCGCTTGTTGGACCTATTACATTTTTAGGGTTGCTTGTTGTAAATATCGCTTATGAAATGTTTAAAACATACAAACATTCCTATTTACTTGCTGGTTCTTCATTGATTAGTATTGTCGTTCTTGTTGGAGGGTTGTTGCTTGTTGAGCGAGTATTTACGTTTTCCACAACGCTTAGTGTGATTATTAACTTTATTGGTGGCACCTATTTTCTTTATCTTTTATTAAAGGGGAGTAAATCATGA
- a CDS encoding ABC transporter ATP-binding protein, producing MIEVKNVSKAYGSKKVVENVSINVEKGKITSFIGPNGAGKSTLLSMISRILSKEEGEIEIDGKEVSEWKSTELAKKISILKQTNHLTMRLTIRELVSFGRFPYSQGKLTKEDWNYVDEAIEYMELENIQHKYIDQLSGGQRQRAYIAMVIAQNTEYILLDEPLNNLDMKHSVQIMKVLRRLVDELGKTVIIVIHDINFASCYSDYIVALKDGKVVEEGATATIISEDVLEDIYDMHIPIQTINGNKIGVYFSA from the coding sequence ATGATCGAAGTGAAAAATGTCTCTAAAGCATATGGTTCAAAAAAAGTCGTAGAAAACGTTTCGATTAACGTTGAAAAAGGAAAGATTACGTCTTTTATTGGTCCGAATGGAGCCGGTAAAAGTACGCTTCTATCAATGATTAGCCGCATTCTTTCTAAAGAAGAAGGAGAGATTGAGATTGATGGAAAAGAAGTGAGCGAGTGGAAGAGCACTGAGCTTGCTAAAAAGATTTCTATTTTGAAGCAAACAAATCATCTGACAATGCGACTTACAATCCGAGAGCTTGTTTCCTTTGGAAGATTTCCTTATTCCCAAGGAAAACTCACAAAAGAAGATTGGAATTATGTAGATGAAGCAATAGAATATATGGAACTTGAGAATATTCAACACAAATATATTGATCAACTTAGCGGTGGACAACGCCAACGTGCTTATATTGCAATGGTAATTGCTCAAAATACAGAATATATTTTACTTGATGAACCGCTTAACAACCTTGATATGAAGCATTCTGTTCAAATTATGAAAGTATTAAGAAGACTTGTTGATGAACTCGGAAAAACGGTGATTATCGTTATTCATGATATTAACTTTGCTTCTTGCTATTCAGACTATATTGTAGCTTTAAAAGATGGAAAGGTTGTTGAAGAAGGAGCAACAGCGACAATCATTTCTGAAGACGTATTGGAAGACATTTATGATATGCATATTCCGATACAAACAATTAATGGTAATAAAATTGGCGTTTATTTTTCAGCCTAA
- a CDS encoding siderophore ABC transporter substrate-binding protein, which translates to MRKFLSMFLVALVALVVAACGSNNESSSSKADEEKSSKTEEITVKHKLGETKVTKNPEKVVVFDFGALDSLDELGVDVAGVPQDSIPSYLSKYEDKKYENVGGLKEPDFEKISEINPDLIIISGRQASQYDEFSKIAPTIDLELDTTKYMDSFEQNQETLGKIFDKEKEVEKKIADVKATMSEVKEKAEKSNKTGLIVLANEGKISAYGPNSRFGIIHDELGVKPADPNIEASTHGQSVSFEYIVEKNPDYLFVIDRSAVVGGEDSAKKTIENDLVKKTNAYKEDHIIYLNPNYWYLSGGGLLSVPEMAKEVEKGLK; encoded by the coding sequence ATGAGAAAGTTTCTATCTATGTTTTTAGTAGCTCTTGTTGCCCTAGTAGTTGCAGCTTGCGGCTCAAACAATGAAAGTTCGTCAAGTAAAGCGGACGAAGAAAAAAGCAGTAAAACAGAGGAAATTACTGTTAAACATAAGCTTGGAGAAACAAAAGTTACGAAAAACCCTGAAAAAGTTGTTGTATTTGACTTTGGTGCCCTAGATTCTTTAGATGAGCTAGGCGTAGACGTAGCAGGAGTTCCACAGGACAGCATTCCATCGTACTTATCAAAATATGAAGATAAAAAATATGAGAATGTTGGAGGCTTAAAAGAGCCAGACTTTGAGAAAATTAGTGAAATTAATCCAGATTTGATTATTATTTCTGGTCGTCAAGCAAGTCAATACGATGAATTTTCAAAAATTGCTCCAACAATTGATCTTGAGCTTGATACAACAAAATACATGGATTCATTTGAGCAAAATCAAGAAACATTAGGAAAAATCTTTGATAAAGAGAAAGAAGTAGAAAAGAAAATTGCTGATGTAAAAGCAACAATGAGTGAAGTGAAAGAAAAAGCTGAGAAATCGAATAAAACAGGTTTAATTGTATTAGCAAACGAAGGAAAAATTAGCGCTTATGGTCCAAACTCTCGTTTTGGTATTATTCACGATGAGCTAGGCGTAAAACCTGCTGATCCTAATATTGAAGCTTCTACACATGGACAAAGTGTTTCATTTGAGTATATTGTAGAAAAAAATCCAGACTACTTGTTTGTGATTGACCGCAGTGCTGTAGTTGGTGGAGAAGATTCAGCTAAAAAGACGATTGAAAATGATCTTGTAAAGAAAACAAATGCATATAAAGAAGACCATATTATTTATCTAAATCCAAACTACTGGTACTTATCAGGTGGAGGACTGCTTTCAGTGCCTGAAATGGCTAAGGAAGTAGAAAAAGGATTAAAATAA
- a CDS encoding AraC family transcriptional regulator, translating into MGQYFINSMSKSHFKNGATPQLVHMCNVETKHTMWPRVLHMHEDIMEIVFIKEGSGCHLIGEKKYSVCEGDILIYNSNVLHDEYTNQDQNMSVYCCGISNLHIEGLSANHLVSQNQSYVLSSGEKREEIENLLQVMFSQVQKGEDGYEETCHYLLSALISIILQIPQENSSLPREEESILFSQIKSYIDKYYREELTLASIAKDLSISSYYLTHLFKKKTGFSPIQYIMRRRIGEAQSLLMNTDYNVTMIAGIVGYDNPNYFTTLFSKIVGMSPKKYRQLWSISHS; encoded by the coding sequence ATGGGTCAGTATTTTATTAATTCGATGAGTAAATCGCATTTTAAAAATGGAGCAACTCCTCAGCTTGTACATATGTGCAATGTAGAAACAAAACATACGATGTGGCCTCGTGTATTGCATATGCATGAAGATATAATGGAAATCGTATTTATCAAAGAAGGAAGCGGATGTCATCTTATCGGAGAAAAGAAGTATTCTGTATGTGAAGGAGATATATTAATTTATAATAGCAATGTTCTTCACGACGAATATACGAATCAGGATCAAAATATGAGTGTATACTGCTGTGGAATTTCGAATTTACATATAGAAGGGTTGTCTGCAAATCACCTTGTATCTCAAAATCAATCGTATGTATTAAGCAGTGGGGAAAAGAGAGAAGAAATTGAGAATCTTCTTCAAGTTATGTTTTCTCAAGTTCAAAAAGGTGAAGATGGCTATGAAGAAACATGTCATTACCTGCTAAGTGCTCTAATTTCAATCATTTTGCAAATTCCTCAAGAAAATTCTTCTTTGCCTAGAGAAGAAGAGTCTATTTTATTTAGCCAAATTAAAAGTTACATTGATAAATATTATAGAGAGGAGCTTACGCTAGCATCCATTGCTAAAGACCTTTCCATAAGTTCCTATTATTTAACTCATTTATTCAAGAAAAAAACGGGATTTTCACCCATTCAATACATTATGCGACGGAGAATTGGAGAAGCTCAATCATTGCTTATGAATACTGATTACAATGTAACGATGATTGCTGGAATAGTTGGATATGATAATCCAAACTACTTTACAACCCTTTTTTCTAAAATAGTCGGAATGTCACCCAAAAAGTATCGTCAGCTTTGGAGCATCAGTCACTCTTAA
- a CDS encoding TIM barrel protein — protein sequence MTIKIAGAPCCWGVDDPKNPYLPPWELVLEEASQAGYKGIELGPYGYIPMNIKKVKEELAKHDLTIIAGTIFDNLVDKENVENLLHQVDDICSLITQLPQVPQVQGQHFKTPYLVIIDWGHDERDYRAGHPNKAERLSGEKWAGMMQNIRTLSEYARDKYGVRPVIHPHAGGYIEFEDEITKLMGDISYETAGLCLDTGHLYYSKMDPYVWIKNCADRLDYVHFKDINLEIYKEVMNEKIRFFDACKKGVMCPIGQGIINYSSIHELLKEIDYHGYITIEQERDPRNYSTSLRDVKQSVNYLTSVGY from the coding sequence ATGACTATTAAAATAGCTGGAGCACCTTGTTGTTGGGGTGTTGATGATCCTAAAAATCCATACTTGCCTCCATGGGAGCTTGTCTTAGAAGAAGCATCACAAGCTGGATATAAAGGAATTGAGCTTGGACCTTATGGATATATTCCAATGAACATTAAGAAAGTCAAAGAAGAACTTGCAAAACATGATTTAACGATTATTGCCGGAACTATTTTTGATAATTTAGTTGATAAAGAAAATGTAGAAAACTTATTGCATCAAGTAGATGATATATGTTCACTTATCACTCAATTACCACAAGTGCCACAAGTACAAGGTCAGCATTTCAAAACACCATATCTTGTCATTATTGATTGGGGACATGATGAAAGAGATTATAGAGCAGGACATCCTAACAAAGCGGAACGGTTATCTGGAGAGAAATGGGCTGGCATGATGCAAAACATTAGAACCCTTTCTGAATATGCGCGAGACAAGTACGGCGTCCGTCCTGTTATTCATCCTCATGCTGGTGGATACATTGAATTTGAAGATGAAATAACAAAACTTATGGGAGATATTTCTTATGAAACAGCTGGCTTATGTTTAGATACGGGACACTTATATTATTCTAAAATGGATCCTTATGTATGGATCAAAAACTGTGCTGATCGCTTAGATTACGTTCACTTCAAAGATATTAATTTAGAAATATATAAAGAGGTGATGAACGAAAAAATTCGCTTTTTTGACGCTTGCAAAAAAGGTGTCATGTGCCCTATTGGACAAGGAATCATTAATTACTCCTCAATTCATGAATTATTAAAAGAAATCGATTATCACGGATATATTACAATTGAACAAGAGCGAGATCCAAGGAACTATAGTACAAGTTTACGAGATGTAAAGCAAAGCGTTAATTATTTAACAAGTGTTGGTTATTAA
- the iolE gene encoding myo-inosose-2 dehydratase, with translation MKTEDILWGIAPIGWRNDDIPEIGAENTLQHLLSDIVVAGFQGTEVGGFFPEAKILNKELELRNLKIAGQWFSSFIIRDGIEKVEQDFHQYCKFLQEVRADVAVVSEQTYSVQGTDKNVFDEKPYFTDEEWDVLCSGLNRLGEISGEYGLNLVYHHHMGTGVQTLSEIDRLMENTNPNVVHLLYDTGHIYVSDGDYMTLLHKHINRIRHVHFKDARREIMERCRKEGKSFQQSFLMGMFTVPGDGCVDFTEVYQTLLEYNYTGWIVVEAEQDPSVAHPLEYALMARKYINEKLNPLVKR, from the coding sequence ATGAAAACAGAGGATATTTTATGGGGGATTGCTCCGATAGGTTGGAGAAATGATGATATTCCTGAAATTGGCGCAGAAAATACATTGCAACACTTGTTAAGTGATATTGTCGTAGCGGGGTTTCAAGGTACGGAAGTTGGCGGTTTTTTTCCTGAAGCCAAAATTCTAAATAAAGAGCTTGAACTTCGTAATTTAAAAATAGCGGGTCAATGGTTCAGCAGCTTCATTATTCGTGATGGAATCGAGAAGGTAGAACAAGATTTTCATCAATATTGCAAATTCCTTCAAGAGGTGCGAGCAGATGTTGCTGTTGTATCAGAACAAACATATAGTGTTCAAGGTACAGATAAAAATGTTTTTGATGAAAAACCTTATTTTACAGATGAAGAGTGGGATGTTTTATGCTCTGGATTAAACAGATTAGGTGAAATTTCTGGCGAGTATGGGTTAAATCTTGTTTATCACCATCATATGGGAACAGGAGTTCAAACGTTAAGTGAGATTGATCGCTTAATGGAAAATACGAATCCAAATGTCGTGCATCTGCTTTATGATACAGGTCATATTTACGTATCAGATGGAGATTATATGACGCTTTTGCATAAGCATATCAACCGTATTCGACATGTTCACTTTAAAGATGCAAGAAGAGAAATAATGGAGAGATGCAGAAAAGAAGGAAAATCGTTTCAACAGTCGTTTCTAATGGGGATGTTTACAGTACCTGGAGATGGATGCGTTGATTTTACCGAAGTTTATCAAACTCTCCTTGAATACAACTACACAGGATGGATTGTTGTCGAAGCAGAACAAGATCCATCAGTTGCACATCCTTTAGAATATGCTTTAATGGCTAGAAAGTATATTAACGAGAAGCTCAATCCACTCGTAAAAAGATAG
- a CDS encoding sugar porter family MFS transporter: protein MNRNSSLSMVIIISTFGGLLFGYDTGVINGALPYMSEKGQLDLNSVTQGLVTSALLFGAAFGAIFGGRLSDHHGRRTNILYLAVLFFISTLGCTFAPNATVMIISRFVLGLAVGGASVTVPAYLAEVSPSERRGRIVTQNELMIVTGQLLAFTFNAILGTTFGHNPEVWRYMLPIAAIPAVILFFGMLKVPESPRWLVSKGRSQEALTVLEKMREKKRAKEEVLEIETAFKQEENMKKATLKDLSVPWIRRLIFIGIGIGVVQQITGVNSIMYYGTEILKDSGFGTEAALVGNIANGVISVLATFVGIWLLGKVGRRPMLITGLIGTTSALLLIGILSLTLEGSPALPYIVLTLTVTFLAFQQGAVSPVTWLMLSEIFPLRMRGMGMGITVFCLWIANFLVGLTFPILLAAIGLSTTFFVFVVLGIAAITFVKKALPETKGLTLEQIEENFRNHKQAPVIADKEVISK, encoded by the coding sequence ATGAATCGAAATTCCTCATTGAGTATGGTCATTATTATTTCAACGTTTGGCGGTCTTCTTTTTGGCTATGATACAGGAGTTATTAACGGTGCATTGCCTTATATGTCAGAAAAAGGCCAACTTGATTTAAATTCTGTTACACAAGGTCTTGTAACAAGTGCCCTACTCTTTGGTGCTGCATTTGGTGCCATTTTTGGTGGAAGGCTTTCAGATCATCATGGTAGGCGTACAAACATTTTATATCTTGCTGTTTTATTCTTTATTTCAACATTAGGATGTACATTTGCTCCAAACGCTACTGTCATGATTATTTCTCGCTTTGTACTAGGACTTGCTGTAGGGGGAGCCTCTGTAACGGTTCCTGCATATTTAGCAGAAGTGTCTCCATCTGAAAGAAGAGGTCGAATCGTAACCCAAAATGAACTTATGATTGTAACTGGTCAGCTTTTAGCGTTTACGTTTAATGCTATTCTTGGTACAACATTTGGACACAATCCAGAAGTTTGGCGCTATATGCTTCCAATTGCTGCGATTCCCGCTGTTATTCTTTTCTTCGGTATGTTAAAAGTTCCTGAAAGTCCCAGATGGCTTGTTTCAAAAGGAAGAAGTCAAGAAGCATTAACGGTTTTAGAAAAAATGCGCGAGAAAAAACGAGCTAAAGAAGAAGTATTAGAAATTGAAACAGCGTTTAAACAAGAAGAGAACATGAAGAAAGCAACATTAAAAGATCTTTCTGTTCCATGGATTCGCCGCCTTATTTTCATCGGGATTGGGATTGGGGTTGTTCAGCAAATCACAGGTGTTAACTCAATTATGTACTATGGAACTGAAATTCTAAAAGATTCAGGGTTTGGAACAGAGGCAGCTCTTGTTGGGAACATTGCCAATGGTGTCATCTCCGTTCTAGCTACATTTGTTGGAATTTGGCTGCTTGGTAAAGTTGGGCGTCGTCCAATGCTTATTACAGGCCTTATTGGTACAACATCAGCACTTCTTTTAATTGGAATTCTTTCCTTAACACTTGAAGGATCACCGGCTCTCCCATACATTGTACTAACGTTAACAGTTACGTTTTTAGCGTTCCAACAAGGAGCTGTTTCACCTGTAACATGGCTCATGCTTTCAGAAATTTTCCCGCTTCGCATGCGTGGAATGGGAATGGGAATTACCGTATTTTGTCTATGGATTGCCAACTTCCTTGTTGGGTTAACTTTCCCAATTTTGCTTGCGGCTATTGGACTTTCTACAACATTCTTCGTTTTTGTTGTATTAGGAATTGCGGCTATTACATTTGTGAAAAAAGCTCTTCCTGAGACAAAAGGGCTTACACTGGAGCAAATTGAGGAAAACTTCAGAAACCATAAACAAGCTCCTGTTATAGCAGATAAAGAAGTTATCTCAAAATAA
- the fba gene encoding class II fructose-1,6-bisphosphate aldolase produces the protein MTVVQTKLISMKEILVKAKEEKYAVGQYNINSLQWIQAILQAAEEEQAPVIAAASDRLVDYLGGFKTISAMVKSLVEEMDITVPVVLHLDHGSSFERCKEAIDAGFSSVMFDGSHSPIDENIAVTKKVVEYAHARGVSVEAEVGTVGGMEDGLFGNIVYADPQECLRLVQETGVDALAAALGSVHGQYKGEPKLGFEEMKVISNLTNVPLVLHGGSGIPNYQIQKAIDYGHAKINVNTECLMSWTKAVRNALEQNTETYNPHDFLIPGKEAVMNTVKEKMREFKTSGKA, from the coding sequence ATGACAGTAGTGCAAACGAAACTAATTTCAATGAAAGAAATACTAGTAAAAGCAAAAGAAGAAAAATATGCAGTTGGACAATATAACATTAATAGTTTGCAATGGATACAAGCTATTTTACAAGCGGCAGAGGAAGAACAGGCCCCTGTTATCGCGGCTGCATCGGATCGTCTTGTAGATTATCTCGGTGGATTTAAAACAATCTCAGCAATGGTGAAATCCCTTGTTGAAGAGATGGATATTACGGTTCCTGTTGTTTTACATCTTGATCATGGAAGCAGTTTTGAACGTTGCAAAGAAGCTATTGATGCAGGATTTAGCTCTGTTATGTTTGATGGTTCTCATTCTCCAATTGATGAAAATATTGCGGTTACTAAAAAAGTGGTTGAGTATGCTCATGCAAGAGGAGTTTCGGTTGAAGCAGAAGTGGGAACTGTTGGTGGTATGGAAGATGGACTTTTTGGTAATATAGTGTATGCAGACCCTCAAGAATGTTTGCGTCTTGTACAAGAGACAGGAGTAGATGCGTTGGCTGCTGCCCTTGGCTCCGTTCATGGTCAATACAAAGGAGAGCCAAAGCTTGGGTTTGAAGAAATGAAGGTCATTTCAAACTTAACGAACGTTCCCCTCGTATTACACGGTGGTTCTGGAATTCCAAATTATCAAATTCAAAAGGCTATTGACTATGGTCATGCTAAAATTAATGTAAATACAGAATGTCTCATGTCATGGACAAAAGCCGTTCGTAATGCTCTTGAACAAAATACAGAAACGTATAATCCACATGATTTCTTAATACCTGGAAAAGAAGCTGTTATGAATACAGTAAAAGAAAAAATGAGAGAATTTAAAACGAGCGGCAAAGCATAA